The sequence CGTCCGAGGTTGGTGTGCGTCTGGAAACCAGCGACAACTTCCTCAGTTCCATCAAGTTTTCCAAACGCGCCCTCAAGCGGGTTCATGAAGACGACGACGTATTCGAGACCGACAACTTCGATACGGCCAAGGGACAGTTGATTCTCCGACTGGAGATCGGTATGGGTTCGGCGGATATCGAGTTTCACTAGTGTGGTGTCCCTAACGCTTCTTTACAGCGATTGACCTTTCGAAGGATCATATCTGCGTCTTTCGTCCAGCTAAAGATCGTCGGATTACTGTTATAGTCTCTGATATAGTCATTGATGGCGGTGACGAGTTGCTTGACGCTGGTAAAAGTTCCTCGGCGGATGCGCCGCTGTGTGATTTGCGAGAACCAACTTTCAACCAAATTGAGCCAAGAGCTTCCCGTGGGTGTAAAGTGCAACTGGAAACGAGCGTGACCTTTCAACCATTCTTTAACCTTTGCCGTCTTGTGTGCGCCATAGTTATCAACGATTAAGTGGAGAGTGAGGTCGGTTGGCGTTTCCCGGTCGACTTTGCTGAGAAACTGAATAAATTCCTCACTGCGATGACGGGGATGGCACACGCCGATGACTTTGCCGTCGAGCAGACTGAGAGCTGTAAACAGAGTGGTTGTCCCATGCCGCTGGTAGTCATGGGTCTGACGCGCCGGAATCCCGGGTCGTAACGGCAGAACCGGTTGGGTGCGGTCTAAGGCTTGAATCTGACTCTTCTCATCCACTGAGAGCACTAACGCTTTGTCCGGGGGATTGAGATAGAGTCCGACAATGTCCCGCAGCTTCTCGACAAAAAAGGGATCACGAGAGAGCTTGAAGCTTTCCAGGCGGTGCGGCTGCAACCGATGCTGCTGCCAAATTCGGTGGACGGTCATCCGTGACTGACCTTGTGCCTTCGCCATGCTGCGCACACTCCAATGGGTGACCTGGGCTGGCGTGGTGTGCAAGGTCGCTTCCACCACCCGTTGGATCACCGCTGCCGTGATCGCCTTCTTTCGTCCCGGTCGAGGCGCGTCCTGCAATAAACCCTTCACCCCCTTTTGTTCAAACCGTCCCCGCCACAAGAGTACCGTCGGACGGGAAACTTCCAACTGGCGGGCTATCGCACTGTGTGTCTTCCTCGCCGCTACCAGAAGCACGATCCGCGCACGTAATGCCACCTTCTGAGGCGTCTTACCACGCCTCACCAGAGCTTCCAGTTCCCGTCGCTGAACATCATTTAGTCTAAGAGGTCTGGCAATATTGTTCATGCCCCATAATAAAAAGTTCAAATCTATCTGTCAAGCTATTTCTGGGACACGACACTAGTATTACCTTGCGAAGAAAGCCTATAGGTCGGAGGGGCACAGCACGCTGTGCCCGCGGGCACGTGCAACGTGCCCTTGCGAGTTTCAATACAGAAGGAATCTCCGCAAGAAAGCACTAGCAACAAGCCCGCATCCGAAGTGATCAATTCATTTCTGAAGACCACCCTCAAATTCCGGCTGACAGAAGAGAAAAG comes from Candidatus Eisenbacteria bacterium and encodes:
- a CDS encoding IS630 family transposase is translated as MNNIARPLRLNDVQRRELEALVRRGKTPQKVALRARIVLLVAARKTHSAIARQLEVSRPTVLLWRGRFEQKGVKGLLQDAPRPGRKKAITAAVIQRVVEATLHTTPAQVTHWSVRSMAKAQGQSRMTVHRIWQQHRLQPHRLESFKLSRDPFFVEKLRDIVGLYLNPPDKALVLSVDEKSQIQALDRTQPVLPLRPGIPARQTHDYQRHGTTTLFTALSLLDGKVIGVCHPRHRSEEFIQFLSKVDRETPTDLTLHLIVDNYGAHKTAKVKEWLKGHARFQLHFTPTGSSWLNLVESWFSQITQRRIRRGTFTSVKQLVTAINDYIRDYNSNPTIFSWTKDADMILRKVNRCKEALGTPH